In the Marinomonas algicola genome, one interval contains:
- the fliR gene encoding flagellar biosynthetic protein FliR, which produces MLELNPDQLIELTFSFLLPFFRIGAFLMALPLIGSNLVSVPVRLAFAFIFSVIITPVIAMPEYESISPGMIVLIFEQLIIGVVLGFVVTVLFQIFSLAGQLAAMKAGLGFAMSNDPANGISVATLGQYYLSMAGLAFIGTNGHHVMFEYLVESFTYWPVGAGFASEKYYDLATLGGWLFEKALLMVLPLAIAVLIMNLSFGIVAKASPQLNIFALGFPVIMLFSMFFFWVMLEDFLDIYKLFFTEMTDWLKNVWGIRLNG; this is translated from the coding sequence ATGTTAGAGTTAAATCCAGATCAATTAATTGAGTTAACCTTTAGTTTTTTGTTGCCTTTCTTCCGTATAGGTGCCTTTTTAATGGCGCTTCCTTTGATTGGTTCCAACCTTGTTAGTGTCCCTGTTAGATTAGCTTTCGCTTTTATTTTTTCCGTTATTATCACTCCTGTTATTGCTATGCCTGAATATGAGTCGATTTCTCCAGGAATGATTGTTCTCATTTTTGAGCAATTAATAATAGGGGTTGTTCTTGGGTTTGTTGTTACTGTGTTGTTTCAAATATTTTCATTGGCGGGACAGTTGGCCGCTATGAAAGCGGGTCTTGGTTTTGCCATGTCTAATGACCCAGCTAACGGTATATCAGTCGCAACATTAGGTCAGTATTATCTTTCCATGGCAGGTTTGGCGTTTATTGGTACGAATGGTCATCACGTTATGTTTGAGTACTTAGTAGAGAGCTTTACTTATTGGCCTGTTGGGGCTGGCTTTGCTAGTGAAAAATATTATGATTTGGCTACTTTAGGGGGGTGGCTTTTTGAGAAAGCGCTATTGATGGTTCTGCCTTTAGCGATTGCTGTGCTTATTATGAATTTGTCTTTTGGTATTGTAGCGAAGGCCTCTCCTCAACTGAATATTTTTGCGCTTGGTTTCCCTGTCATAATGTTGTTTTCAATGTTCTTCTTTTGGGTAATGTTAGAAGATTTTTTAGATATTTATAAACTCTTCTTTACTGAAATGACGGATTGGTTGAAGAATGTATGGGGGATTCGATTAAATGGCTGA
- the fliQ gene encoding flagellar biosynthesis protein FliQ, which produces MDPQVVLDLYGRGFYLIIILVTALMVPGLVAGLVVSVFQAATQINEQTLSFLPKFIITLGVIMYLGPWILMQLTDFTIQLFTDIPMIIG; this is translated from the coding sequence ATGGATCCTCAGGTTGTTTTAGATCTTTATGGTCGCGGCTTTTATCTGATAATTATTTTGGTTACAGCATTGATGGTGCCAGGGTTGGTAGCAGGTCTTGTCGTGAGTGTTTTTCAAGCGGCAACTCAAATTAATGAGCAAACTCTTTCCTTCCTTCCTAAGTTTATTATAACTCTTGGGGTTATTATGTATCTTGGACCATGGATTCTTATGCAGTTAACCGATTTTACTATTCAATTATTTACTGATATTCCAATGATCATTGGGTGA
- the fliP gene encoding flagellar type III secretion system pore protein FliP (The bacterial flagellar biogenesis protein FliP forms a type III secretion system (T3SS)-type pore required for flagellar assembly.), translating to MLKGIVTVFLSLWSVYGLSESGLPAVTVVTNPDGSQDYSVSLQILFIMTALSLLPSALIMMSSFTRIIIVLSILRQAIGLQSTPSNQVLIGMALFLTLFIMTPTLDRINDQALQPYLNDQLASLDAVQAASVPIRDFMLAQTREDDIALFVKLAGKEGQIESLETLPFTILMPAFVTSELKTAFQIGFMIFIPFLIVDLVVASVLMAMGMMMLSPVIISLPFKIMLFVMVDGWSMIMGTLAASFGI from the coding sequence ATGCTTAAAGGGATTGTAACGGTATTTTTGTCATTGTGGTCAGTATATGGGTTGAGTGAGTCTGGTCTACCGGCCGTTACTGTCGTGACAAATCCCGATGGCTCACAGGATTATAGCGTCTCCTTGCAAATCCTATTTATAATGACGGCGCTGTCTTTATTGCCGTCAGCGTTAATAATGATGTCTTCTTTTACTCGAATCATAATTGTATTGTCTATTCTAAGGCAGGCAATTGGTCTTCAATCAACGCCTTCAAACCAAGTTTTAATAGGCATGGCGTTATTTCTTACGCTTTTTATAATGACCCCTACTTTGGATCGTATTAATGATCAGGCGTTACAACCTTACTTAAATGATCAGCTCGCTTCGCTTGACGCTGTTCAGGCGGCATCTGTCCCCATTAGAGATTTTATGCTGGCTCAAACGCGAGAAGATGATATTGCTCTGTTCGTTAAGCTAGCGGGTAAAGAGGGGCAAATAGAGTCACTCGAAACTCTGCCTTTTACAATACTGATGCCTGCATTTGTGACAAGTGAGCTTAAAACCGCCTTTCAAATAGGCTTTATGATTTTTATCCCTTTTTTGATTGTAGACTTGGTTGTTGCCAGTGTTTTGATGGCAATGGGTATGATGATGCTCTCGCCAGTTATTATTTCTTTACCATTTAAAATAATGTTGTTTGTTATGGTGGACGGTTGGTCTATGATAATGGGTACATTAGCGGCAAGTTTTGGTATTTAA
- the fliO gene encoding flagellar biosynthetic protein FliO has translation MRPFSLLIKCFVVSCSFFFVPVGGASTGVSEIAEASSLWRMFFSLSVVLVLIPVLLFAYKKLQSLQLGTSRSAIKIVSVQSLGSKEKLVMVEVENQRLLLGVTANSITKIKEFTDTASFNDLLEEENVHQNSVNESEHA, from the coding sequence TTGCGCCCTTTTTCTTTATTGATAAAATGCTTTGTTGTTAGCTGTAGTTTCTTTTTTGTTCCAGTTGGAGGGGCATCAACGGGTGTTTCAGAAATTGCTGAAGCCTCCTCTCTTTGGCGAATGTTTTTTTCGTTAAGTGTTGTTCTGGTCTTAATCCCTGTGCTGCTCTTTGCTTATAAGAAATTGCAATCTCTACAGCTGGGTACCAGCCGATCTGCAATTAAAATCGTTTCTGTGCAATCTTTAGGGTCTAAAGAAAAATTAGTGATGGTAGAGGTGGAGAACCAAAGGTTGTTGCTGGGTGTGACGGCGAATTCAATTACTAAGATTAAAGAATTTACTGATACAGCAAGTTTTAATGACTTACTGGAAGAGGAGAATGTGCATCAAAACTCTGTGAATGAGAGTGAACATGCTTAA
- the fliN gene encoding flagellar motor switch protein FliN, producing the protein MSEESPDQEGMDGALADEWAEAMAEAGETGEGEGIEDEWAAAMSEQDVKPAEFEELASAVPSTQNFGSDLDLIMDIPVTLSMELGNTEIAIRNLLQLTQGSVVELDRFAGEPLDVLVNGTLIAHGEVVVVNDRYGIRLTDVVSPSERIRRLK; encoded by the coding sequence ATGTCAGAAGAATCTCCTGATCAAGAAGGTATGGACGGAGCGTTAGCCGATGAGTGGGCTGAAGCCATGGCCGAAGCCGGTGAAACCGGTGAAGGTGAGGGAATAGAAGATGAATGGGCGGCGGCAATGTCCGAGCAGGATGTTAAGCCTGCCGAGTTTGAAGAACTTGCTTCTGCTGTCCCATCTACTCAAAATTTCGGGTCTGATCTTGATTTAATCATGGATATTCCTGTTACTTTGTCCATGGAGCTTGGTAATACTGAAATCGCTATTCGTAACCTTTTGCAATTAACTCAAGGTTCTGTTGTGGAGCTGGATCGTTTTGCTGGAGAGCCTTTAGATGTTCTGGTTAACGGTACTTTGATTGCTCATGGTGAGGTGGTTGTGGTAAATGATCGTTATGGTATTCGTTTAACGGATGTGGTCAGCCCAAGTGAACGTATTAGAAGATTGAAATAA
- the fliM gene encoding flagellar motor switch protein FliM: protein MSAQDLLSQDEIDALLHGADEKPEDDEPKDPNGISSYDITSQERIVRGRMPTLEMINERFARYTRISLFNLLRRTADVSSGGLQIMKFGEYVHTLYVPTSLNLVKFRPLRSTALFILDAKLVFKLVDNFFGGDGRHAKIEGREFTPTEIRIVQLMLEQVFIDLTEAWAPVLKLELEYISSEVNPAMANIVSPSEVVIVSTFHIELDGGGGELHITLPYSMIEPVRELLDAGVQSDVDEKDERWGKSLRQDVEDLNVNLTATVVQKKISLADVVKFKAGDVIPIEMPEHVIVKANGIPTIRGKLGVSNERYSVQMVDSIKIVK from the coding sequence ATGTCGGCACAAGATTTATTATCTCAAGATGAAATAGATGCCCTCTTACATGGTGCGGATGAAAAGCCAGAAGACGATGAACCGAAGGATCCCAATGGGATTTCATCTTATGATATAACGAGTCAAGAGCGAATTGTTCGAGGCAGGATGCCAACTCTTGAAATGATTAATGAGCGTTTTGCTCGCTATACTCGTATAAGTCTTTTTAACTTACTGCGTCGGACAGCAGATGTTTCTTCTGGCGGTTTACAGATTATGAAATTTGGAGAGTATGTGCATACGTTGTACGTTCCGACCAGTCTTAATCTTGTTAAATTCAGGCCGCTAAGAAGCACGGCTTTATTTATTTTAGATGCAAAACTTGTTTTTAAATTAGTTGATAACTTCTTTGGTGGTGATGGTCGTCATGCGAAAATCGAAGGTCGTGAATTTACGCCAACAGAAATACGTATTGTTCAATTAATGCTAGAACAGGTCTTTATTGATTTAACAGAGGCTTGGGCTCCTGTTTTAAAATTAGAACTAGAATACATCAGTTCAGAAGTAAACCCCGCGATGGCGAACATTGTTAGCCCGAGTGAGGTTGTTATTGTTTCAACTTTTCATATTGAGTTAGATGGTGGTGGTGGCGAATTGCATATCACATTACCTTATTCAATGATTGAGCCCGTTCGAGAATTGTTAGACGCTGGCGTACAAAGTGATGTTGATGAAAAAGATGAGCGTTGGGGTAAATCGTTAAGGCAAGATGTTGAAGATCTTAATGTAAATTTAACCGCGACGGTCGTTCAAAAAAAGATTAGTTTAGCCGATGTTGTTAAGTTCAAAGCTGGGGATGTGATACCAATAGAAATGCCAGAGCATGTTATTGTTAAAGCCAATGGGATACCAACAATTAGAGGTAAACTTGGGGTGAGTAATGAAAGATACTCTGTTCAAATGGTTGATAGTATTAAAATTGTAAAATAA
- a CDS encoding flagellar basal body-associated FliL family protein yields the protein MAEDGLDVGEEGGKKGGKKKLIIIVVALLLVLGGGGAAAFFLLGGEDESGASAEESAEMSGDAGASVTGPAIYLELDPAFVVDFIVANKQRYLQLNLTVKSRDQVQIDAIKIHMPLIRNSLVLLFANQNFDELQTLEGKIALKTASIESINGILTQETGSGGVEDVLFTNFVMQ from the coding sequence ATGGCTGAAGACGGATTAGATGTTGGGGAAGAAGGTGGTAAAAAAGGAGGGAAAAAGAAGCTAATTATTATAGTTGTGGCTCTTTTGCTCGTTCTTGGCGGCGGCGGTGCGGCGGCTTTTTTCCTTTTAGGAGGAGAAGATGAGTCAGGTGCAAGTGCGGAAGAAAGTGCTGAAATGAGTGGTGATGCCGGTGCTTCAGTTACTGGCCCTGCAATATATTTAGAGCTAGACCCTGCATTCGTTGTTGATTTTATTGTTGCGAACAAACAACGATACTTACAGCTTAATCTTACTGTGAAGTCTCGTGATCAAGTACAAATTGACGCAATAAAAATACATATGCCTCTTATTAGAAACAGTCTAGTGTTGCTTTTTGCTAATCAGAACTTCGATGAATTGCAGACATTGGAAGGAAAGATAGCCTTAAAAACCGCTTCGATCGAGTCCATAAATGGAATTTTAACTCAAGAAACTGGCTCGGGTGGTGTTGAAGATGTTTTGTTTACTAACTTTGTGATGCAGTAA
- a CDS encoding flagellar hook-length control protein FliK: MLTQLDNFVSSEASRKNVSQSLGESRAFNSNARDLSFADALDRASHNRIENKEAVTKKNANQGNSTTGESRSEGMADPEKKTPKLKLENDQDQNTKFDKNADSKAANDELNGGNALPKTDSDVHQTEKKSLNTRDEPPQKEVGSGNIRNALPTYQEYAANQSSSDLVQITINEEESANLESASVEQLSNDVNTILSLDSELVDSNESDNGKVAINELAIDLNVDDNESSPLKHSGTEENLFNVSAVENLHLNLGNTDTVEEQVDSIILSLSDDGITESLAPVSDDVTLEDKLKQILQLANNGEIDASVLNDLVPGVTSDGDIETSAADELGPVNLTWILGEMNKQSVDSVGVDKEGANQNQEGVIHAQGMNSLFKSSNTVEHVSSGLDPDSLKDESAPLFVTSLKSDNKTTMPFSNEFKLPLENKLPQPEADPSIDEFISSEFIDNELLKKSALLESKMDSLQASNLDSKLVTPLSTASGSTAFTITSQGVQVSSQSSLTMTALPNDPNWPQEMQEKVRWIMKEGMQTAEIHLDPPELGSLTVKVSLDSDGASVSFSAATPQARDLLENQIQRLRELLAQQGIDLSKVDVNVSQGQQQGQHQEEGGEGNLSKNSGLGAELDDIEEVNTSYINATGVDFYA; this comes from the coding sequence ATGCTAACGCAATTAGATAATTTTGTATCATCAGAAGCAAGTCGAAAAAATGTATCTCAATCATTGGGTGAGTCGCGTGCATTTAATTCAAATGCCAGAGATCTTAGTTTTGCTGACGCTCTCGATCGGGCCAGTCACAATCGCATTGAAAATAAAGAGGCCGTGACCAAAAAAAACGCCAATCAAGGTAATTCGACAACTGGGGAGAGTCGTTCCGAAGGGATGGCCGATCCAGAGAAGAAAACGCCCAAACTCAAATTAGAAAATGATCAAGATCAGAATACTAAATTTGATAAGAATGCGGATAGTAAAGCGGCTAATGACGAACTTAATGGCGGCAATGCGTTGCCTAAGACTGACTCAGATGTGCATCAAACTGAAAAAAAATCACTTAATACTCGTGATGAACCGCCTCAGAAGGAAGTTGGATCTGGGAACATTAGAAATGCTTTACCTACATATCAAGAATATGCAGCAAATCAGTCGTCATCCGATCTTGTCCAAATTACTATAAATGAAGAAGAATCTGCAAATTTAGAGTCGGCATCTGTTGAGCAACTTTCTAATGATGTAAATACAATATTATCTTTAGATTCAGAGTTGGTTGACAGTAATGAATCTGATAATGGAAAGGTCGCTATTAATGAATTGGCGATTGATCTAAATGTTGATGACAATGAAAGCTCGCCACTAAAACACTCTGGAACGGAAGAAAACCTATTTAACGTTAGCGCGGTGGAGAATCTACATCTCAACCTAGGTAATACTGACACTGTCGAAGAGCAAGTTGATTCAATTATTCTATCATTAAGCGACGATGGTATTACGGAGTCACTTGCTCCTGTAAGTGATGATGTAACCTTAGAGGACAAGCTTAAGCAAATTTTACAACTTGCCAATAATGGTGAAATAGATGCGTCCGTGTTAAATGACCTTGTGCCCGGGGTCACCAGTGACGGTGATATAGAAACCAGTGCTGCGGATGAGTTAGGCCCAGTAAATTTAACTTGGATTCTTGGGGAAATGAACAAGCAATCCGTTGATTCCGTTGGTGTTGATAAAGAGGGTGCTAACCAAAATCAAGAAGGGGTAATCCATGCTCAGGGCATGAATTCTTTATTTAAGAGTTCGAACACTGTTGAGCATGTGTCCTCTGGCCTAGATCCAGACTCTCTAAAAGATGAAAGTGCCCCCTTATTTGTAACCTCCTTAAAAAGTGACAATAAGACAACGATGCCATTTTCTAATGAGTTTAAGTTGCCTCTAGAAAATAAGTTGCCGCAACCGGAGGCTGACCCATCAATAGATGAGTTTATCTCTAGTGAATTTATTGATAATGAACTTTTGAAAAAATCAGCGCTTCTTGAATCAAAAATGGACAGCCTACAAGCCTCTAATCTAGATTCAAAATTAGTGACACCGCTTTCAACGGCAAGTGGCTCAACGGCTTTTACTATTACTTCCCAAGGTGTGCAGGTGTCTTCACAGTCGTCTTTAACAATGACAGCTCTACCGAATGACCCTAACTGGCCACAAGAAATGCAGGAAAAAGTTCGTTGGATAATGAAAGAAGGTATGCAAACGGCTGAAATACACCTTGATCCACCGGAATTAGGGAGCTTGACTGTAAAGGTGTCTTTAGATAGTGATGGGGCGAGTGTGTCATTTAGTGCCGCTACACCTCAGGCAAGAGATTTATTAGAAAATCAAATACAGAGATTGAGAGAATTGCTGGCTCAGCAGGGTATAGATTTATCAAAAGTAGATGTTAATGTTTCTCAAGGTCAGCAACAAGGTCAACATCAAGAAGAAGGAGGGGAGGGGAATCTTTCGAAAAATTCCGGTCTTGGCGCCGAGTTAGATGATATTGAAGAGGTAAACACATCTTATATAAATGCGACCGGAGTCGACTTTTATGCCTAG
- a CDS encoding ATP-binding protein: MTHSFPKALIISESPAEMRFLYAFLVSNGYEVDVFNCLDQLNSVELAAVSLLCVDVEMDSGIIESICKGLSKTHLSLILFSFPPDNLVLTRWVNESIFLSIENGFSISVVVVQINNRFELQDESFFKSAAFSHLCYSANVVLPSYEVNCDHVVDSTQSFSYSSISSFSVESATKDCLSCIESEYFLDSTALQSVDPLPFILRSTELIPGLQKHSKPLCMIVSELFSNALEHGVLGLNSDLKKTPEGFSNYFLEKQKRLKEISNGFVSIKMHANRSLIDRSVTVVVEDSGKGYNPDLIAIEANQEGVPYNRGLYLVRYLSEEVTVSPKGNKTTILFKWTL; encoded by the coding sequence ATGACTCATTCCTTCCCTAAAGCATTAATAATCAGCGAATCTCCAGCTGAGATGAGGTTTTTATACGCTTTTCTTGTAAGTAATGGTTATGAAGTTGATGTATTTAATTGTCTAGATCAATTGAATTCGGTTGAATTGGCTGCAGTAAGTCTCTTGTGTGTCGACGTAGAGATGGACTCAGGTATAATTGAATCTATTTGTAAAGGGCTTTCAAAGACACATCTATCGCTTATATTATTTTCTTTTCCTCCTGATAATTTAGTGTTAACTCGTTGGGTAAATGAGTCGATTTTCCTTTCAATTGAGAATGGCTTCTCCATTTCTGTCGTGGTTGTTCAGATAAATAACCGCTTTGAATTGCAAGATGAGTCTTTTTTCAAGTCTGCTGCTTTTTCGCATCTTTGTTATTCTGCTAATGTCGTCTTGCCTTCCTATGAGGTGAACTGTGATCATGTAGTCGATTCAACACAGTCTTTCAGTTACTCATCTATTTCTTCATTTTCAGTAGAGTCTGCAACAAAAGACTGTCTAAGCTGTATTGAGTCTGAATACTTTCTTGATTCAACCGCTCTGCAGAGTGTTGACCCATTGCCTTTTATTTTACGTTCTACTGAGCTTATTCCAGGTTTACAGAAACATTCAAAGCCGTTATGTATGATAGTTTCAGAATTGTTTTCAAATGCATTAGAGCACGGGGTTTTAGGACTAAACTCAGATCTTAAAAAAACACCTGAGGGTTTTTCTAACTATTTTTTGGAAAAACAAAAGCGCTTAAAAGAGATTTCTAATGGTTTTGTGTCAATTAAAATGCATGCAAACCGCTCATTAATTGATCGCTCGGTCACTGTTGTTGTTGAAGATAGTGGAAAGGGATATAACCCTGATTTAATTGCTATCGAAGCCAATCAAGAGGGCGTTCCTTATAATAGAGGGTTATATTTAGTGAGATATTTGAGTGAAGAAGTGACGGTTTCACCTAAAGGGAACAAGACGACAATTCTTTTTAAATGGACTTTATAA
- the fliJ gene encoding flagellar export protein FliJ, which produces MKKSARMQILVNLAKQKENDVAKRLAVQQAQVESEKEKLVQLEAYSEQYRSERNLIGLNAFLSTNYQHFVDRLGQAIVQQKQQIARVEQESNFVRNQWVKARGKTESMDWLKNKHLTSEALIEDKREQSQSDEFAMQRFILAKQS; this is translated from the coding sequence GTGAAAAAGTCCGCTCGAATGCAAATATTAGTAAATTTAGCAAAGCAAAAGGAAAATGATGTTGCTAAACGGTTGGCGGTCCAGCAAGCTCAAGTTGAATCTGAGAAAGAAAAATTAGTTCAACTGGAAGCGTATTCAGAACAGTATCGTTCTGAAAGAAACCTTATAGGGTTAAATGCGTTTTTGTCGACTAATTATCAGCATTTTGTTGATCGTTTGGGGCAGGCCATTGTGCAGCAAAAACAGCAGATTGCTCGAGTTGAGCAGGAATCTAATTTCGTAAGGAATCAGTGGGTAAAAGCGAGAGGAAAAACTGAGAGCATGGATTGGCTGAAAAACAAGCACCTTACTTCTGAAGCCTTAATTGAGGATAAAAGAGAGCAGTCTCAAAGCGATGAGTTTGCAATGCAGCGCTTTATTTTAGCAAAGCAATCGTAG
- the fliI gene encoding flagellar protein export ATPase FliI, whose protein sequence is MTLTERLKKLDQIGVSPLKATFEGRITRMVGLTMEAVGCKVALGDCCDVQVKKDRWVESEVVGFTGELTYLMPTEAIDGILPGARVRPILGDSMIPVGDALLGRVINGLGKPLDGKGPIRAKDYISLHTTTINPLQRKPISQPLDVGIKSINSLLTVGKGQRLGLFAGSGVGKSMLLGMMTRFTEADITIVGLIGERGREVKEFIEQILGEEGLAHSVVIASPADDSALMRLRAAVLTTRIAEYYRDQGKNVLLLMDSLTRYAQAQREIALSVGEPPATKGYPPSVFSKLPKLVERAGNGKDGGGSITAFYTVLTEGDDQQDPIADASRAILDGHIVLSRRLAEEGHYPAIDVEASISRAMPHIVTDAHMSGAMRVKQLYSKYQQNQDLIAIGAYVKGSDPDTDQAIKLMPNIKGFLQQGLKESFTIDQSLEALVKAMT, encoded by the coding sequence ATGACTCTCACTGAACGTCTTAAAAAATTGGATCAAATTGGTGTTAGCCCTTTAAAAGCTACTTTTGAAGGTAGAATCACTCGAATGGTCGGGCTAACAATGGAGGCGGTTGGCTGTAAAGTCGCTTTGGGTGACTGTTGTGATGTTCAAGTAAAAAAAGATAGGTGGGTTGAATCTGAGGTTGTTGGCTTCACGGGTGAGCTCACTTATTTAATGCCTACAGAAGCCATCGATGGAATCCTTCCAGGAGCACGAGTTCGCCCAATTCTTGGTGATAGCATGATTCCGGTTGGTGATGCGTTATTAGGTCGAGTGATAAATGGGCTGGGTAAACCTTTGGATGGGAAAGGACCTATCAGAGCAAAGGACTATATTAGTTTACATACTACGACCATTAACCCGCTCCAAAGAAAACCTATTTCACAACCTTTAGATGTTGGAATTAAATCAATTAATAGCCTTTTAACCGTTGGTAAAGGCCAGAGATTGGGTCTGTTTGCAGGGAGTGGTGTTGGCAAGAGCATGCTGCTTGGTATGATGACTCGATTTACTGAAGCGGATATCACTATTGTTGGTTTAATAGGTGAAAGGGGAAGGGAGGTTAAAGAATTTATTGAGCAGATCCTAGGTGAAGAGGGCCTGGCTCATTCCGTGGTGATTGCTTCTCCTGCCGACGATTCCGCTTTAATGCGTCTGCGTGCCGCCGTGCTTACGACCAGAATTGCTGAGTATTATCGAGATCAAGGAAAAAACGTATTACTATTAATGGATTCGTTAACTCGGTATGCTCAGGCCCAACGTGAAATTGCTCTATCTGTTGGTGAACCTCCGGCCACAAAAGGGTATCCGCCCTCTGTTTTTTCTAAGTTGCCAAAATTAGTAGAGAGGGCTGGAAATGGCAAAGATGGAGGAGGCTCAATTACCGCATTTTACACTGTGTTAACGGAAGGTGATGATCAACAGGACCCCATTGCCGATGCGTCAAGAGCGATACTTGACGGTCATATTGTGCTTTCTCGGCGATTGGCAGAAGAGGGTCATTACCCTGCAATTGACGTTGAAGCCTCTATCTCAAGGGCAATGCCTCACATTGTGACTGATGCGCATATGAGTGGTGCTATGAGAGTGAAGCAGCTTTATTCAAAGTATCAACAAAACCAAGATTTAATTGCCATTGGTGCCTATGTTAAAGGTTCTGATCCTGATACGGATCAAGCGATTAAGTTAATGCCAAATATTAAAGGCTTTTTGCAGCAAGGTCTGAAAGAAAGTTTTACTATTGATCAAAGTCTTGAGGCCTTAGTTAAGGCGATGACTTGA